In Neorhizobium sp. NCHU2750, a single genomic region encodes these proteins:
- a CDS encoding YigZ family protein: protein MFQLVQAAAFEQVIKKSRFLANAVPVSTEEEAKAAIAAHGQADANHNCWAWRIGTAYRFSDDGEPSGTAGKPILAAIDGQSLDHVVVIVTRWFGGILLGSGGLVRAYGGTAAACLRAAPLMEVKPTVIGVAKLDFSDLARVKAKLLGVPDLAIAEEQFTTTGADIVLRVPEAETDTVSRLISDLTSGRAELKLED from the coding sequence ATGTTTCAGCTAGTGCAAGCGGCCGCATTCGAGCAGGTCATCAAGAAGAGCCGTTTTCTGGCGAATGCGGTTCCCGTTTCCACCGAGGAGGAAGCGAAGGCTGCCATCGCGGCACATGGCCAGGCCGACGCCAACCATAATTGCTGGGCGTGGCGCATCGGGACGGCCTATCGGTTTTCCGACGACGGCGAACCGAGCGGGACTGCGGGCAAACCGATCCTGGCCGCCATAGACGGCCAGTCACTCGATCATGTGGTTGTCATCGTCACCCGCTGGTTCGGCGGGATCCTGCTCGGCAGCGGCGGGCTGGTGCGCGCCTATGGCGGTACGGCGGCTGCCTGCCTCAGGGCAGCGCCGCTGATGGAAGTAAAGCCGACCGTGATCGGAGTGGCAAAGCTCGATTTTTCCGATCTCGCGCGGGTGAAGGCGAAGCTTTTGGGCGTGCCCGACCTCGCCATTGCCGAAGAACAGTTTACCACCACCGGCGCAGACATCGTGCTGCGCGTGCCGGAAGCGGAGACGGACACCGTTTCACGGCTGATCTCCGATCTCACCAGCGGGCGGGCGGAGCTGAAGCTGGAGGATTGA
- a CDS encoding putative quinol monooxygenase produces the protein MIEAIFAFRAKPGKEDQLREATLAIVEPTRREAGCIQFVVLEDVNAPGTFFIRETWRDQAALDEHFAQPYLQALVEIHKEVLAEPLKQHTLKVYP, from the coding sequence ATGATCGAAGCCATTTTCGCCTTCCGGGCCAAGCCGGGCAAGGAAGACCAACTGCGCGAAGCGACACTTGCCATCGTCGAGCCGACGCGACGGGAGGCAGGCTGCATCCAGTTCGTCGTCCTGGAAGACGTCAATGCGCCGGGCACCTTCTTCATTCGCGAAACCTGGCGGGATCAGGCGGCTCTCGACGAGCATTTCGCCCAGCCCTATCTGCAGGCACTTGTCGAAATCCACAAGGAGGTTCTGGCGGAACCGCTCAAGCAGCACACGCTCAAGGTCTATCCCTGA
- a CDS encoding molybdopterin-binding protein produces MKISARNRFKGKVIDVTKGATTAHVRIDLGSGLIVTSSITNEAVDELGLAVGAEAYAVIKASDVMVAID; encoded by the coding sequence ATGAAAATCAGCGCGCGCAACCGCTTCAAGGGCAAGGTTATCGACGTCACCAAGGGTGCAACGACCGCGCATGTCCGCATCGATCTCGGCAGCGGATTGATCGTGACCTCGTCGATCACCAACGAGGCGGTGGACGAACTTGGCCTTGCCGTCGGGGCAGAGGCCTATGCGGTGATCAAGGCATCCGACGTGATGGTCGCCATCGACTGA
- the tsaA gene encoding tRNA (N6-threonylcarbamoyladenosine(37)-N6)-methyltransferase TrmO, with protein sequence MVRENEIRQNEVGVVPPEPTDAGLTFIGRISTPWTSRMETPRQGRHDGPLCRIEIYEPWVQALQGVEAFERLEILYWLHQSRRDLVLQSPASNGKVHGTFSLRSPVRPNPIGTSIVALERIEGNVLLVRGLDCLDGTPLIDLKPDRALFKPIAPPQKGDFETSDAAPHCQKA encoded by the coding sequence ATGGTGCGTGAAAACGAAATTCGCCAGAACGAAGTGGGTGTTGTGCCGCCCGAGCCGACCGATGCCGGCCTGACCTTCATCGGCAGGATTTCCACACCCTGGACGTCGCGCATGGAAACACCGCGTCAGGGGCGCCACGATGGTCCGCTCTGCCGGATAGAGATCTACGAGCCGTGGGTTCAGGCCCTGCAGGGCGTCGAGGCATTCGAGCGGCTGGAAATTCTCTATTGGCTGCACCAGTCGCGACGTGATCTCGTGCTGCAGAGCCCGGCCAGCAATGGCAAGGTCCACGGCACGTTTTCACTGCGTTCGCCAGTCAGGCCGAACCCGATCGGAACCTCGATCGTCGCCCTGGAACGGATCGAAGGCAATGTGCTCCTTGTACGCGGGCTCGACTGCCTCGATGGCACCCCGTTGATAGACCTCAAGCCGGATCGCGCCTTGTTCAAGCCGATCGCGCCGCCGCAAAAGGGCGATTTCGAGACCAGCGACGCCGCACCCCATTGCCAGAAGGCATGA